The stretch of DNA CCTTCACCGGGATCCCGTGGGCCGAGAAGATCCCGGTGCTGCGTGAACTGACCAGCCTATCGACTTCCGATAAAGACTCCACATCGTTTTTCCTGTTCATCCGACCGAAGATCCTGCGAGACTCGCGTTTTCGTGACCTGCAATACCTTTCGGACATCGATGCCTCCGATGCACAAATCCAAAGTGACGCTCCTACTAGCAGGCCAATCCTGATCCCATGCGAGAAGCCCCCCAATTCGATGATCCAGACGCCATCAGAACGGATGATGCTTTCGCAGCCGTAGGTTCAACGGGCGCGGATTGGCAGTCGCGACAACTCGCGACAAGACTCGACTTGCCGTTTCATGAACAGCTTGATGCGTTCATCCCCGCCGCGAAGTACCTACAGAACTTCTCGATCTCCTACTCCCGATCACATCGAGTGATGGGATTGCGTGAAAAGGCAAACACAGAAGAAGGTTCCATCTTGTTGGCTGTTTGCGATCACGAAGGACTCGCTCATCTCGATGTGATCAGCCGCGCGCTGGGCAAAAATGTGACTCCGATTGTTTCGTCACCTTCAACCATCGAGCGTGCCGTTAACACTGCCTATGCCGATCGGTCCAGTGGTGCCCAACAGGTGATCGACGCCATGGACGGCGAGAATGTCCTTCGCGAGATCCAATCGCTTTCGGCTCGAGAGGACCTGCTCGATACCGAAGGCCGAGCCCCGATCATTCGTCTGGTCAACCATCTACTCTTTGACGCAGTGAAGGCCGGTGCTTCGGATGTTCACATCCAACCATACGAAGACCGCGTGATTGTTCGACAACGAATCGATGGTGTGTTATTCGACAGTTTTGAAATCCCCAAAATGGTGCAAGAAGAAGTTCTCACACGCATCAAAGTGCTCGGCAAGATGAACATCGCCGAGAAACGATTGCCGCAAGACGGCCGGGCAACCGTCACCTTGGGCGATCGTATTGTCGACCTTCGCATAGCGTCGCTGCCAACAAGTCACAATGAACGGATCGTGATTCGGTTGCTGGACAAGAGTGCGAGACTATATAGCCTCGGCGAACTCGGGATGCCGCCGCACTACTTGGAAGTGTTTCAACAACTCATCACTCGCGACCACGGAATGATCCTGGTGACGGGGCCCACCGGTTCGGGCAAGAGCACAACGCTCTACGGAGCTTTGCAACAAATCAATTCGCATGACTTGAATGTGCTCACACTTGAAGATCCCATCGAGTACCAGCTTGATGGAATTAGCCAAACACAAATTAACGAAAAGAAGGGAATGACGTTCGCATCAGGAATGCGAAGCGTATTGCGACAGGACCCCGACATCATCATGGTTGGTGAAATTCGTGACGCCGAAACAGCGGTGATGGCAATTCAAGCGTCCCTCACCGGGCACTTGGTCTTCAGCACGTTGCACACCAACGATGCAGCGAGCGCCGCAACGCGTCTATTGGACCTCGGTATCGAACCTTATTTGGTGAGCAGTTCGCTCGTGGCATCACTTGCTCAGCGATTGGTCCGTAAGCTGTGTGAACACTGCAGCACACCTGATCCTCACGCCACCGCCAGCCTGCCCAAGGTTCCACAAAGTTTGCTCGACGATCAGGGTATCACGCTTAAGGAACTCAAAGGCGTCTACCAGCCTGTCGGATGTCCGTCATGTCGAGGTACAGGTTATCGCGGAAGAGTCGGGCTGTTCGAGTTCTTATTCATCGACGACGCATGCCGTGATCTAATTCAAACGCGAGCGAACGCATCCCGGCTTCGACAAGCGGGCATGGATGCTGGGATGCACTTGCTGTCCACGGATGGAATCTTGAAAATCCACCAGGGCATTACGACACTTGATGAAGTGTTGCGAGTGACAAGTTTGTAACGCCATGGCAGTATTTTCTTACACCGGAACCGATCGCACTCAAGCAACCGTTCGTGGAACGATCGCTGCTGACACCCCACGTCAAGCTCGCGATCAGCTTCGTGCTGAGGGTGTGCGGGTTCGCAAGTTGGTAACGTGCGCCACCGAGCAAGCGA from Rubripirellula amarantea encodes:
- a CDS encoding GspE/PulE family protein — protein: MREAPQFDDPDAIRTDDAFAAVGSTGADWQSRQLATRLDLPFHEQLDAFIPAAKYLQNFSISYSRSHRVMGLREKANTEEGSILLAVCDHEGLAHLDVISRALGKNVTPIVSSPSTIERAVNTAYADRSSGAQQVIDAMDGENVLREIQSLSAREDLLDTEGRAPIIRLVNHLLFDAVKAGASDVHIQPYEDRVIVRQRIDGVLFDSFEIPKMVQEEVLTRIKVLGKMNIAEKRLPQDGRATVTLGDRIVDLRIASLPTSHNERIVIRLLDKSARLYSLGELGMPPHYLEVFQQLITRDHGMILVTGPTGSGKSTTLYGALQQINSHDLNVLTLEDPIEYQLDGISQTQINEKKGMTFASGMRSVLRQDPDIIMVGEIRDAETAVMAIQASLTGHLVFSTLHTNDAASAATRLLDLGIEPYLVSSSLVASLAQRLVRKLCEHCSTPDPHATASLPKVPQSLLDDQGITLKELKGVYQPVGCPSCRGTGYRGRVGLFEFLFIDDACRDLIQTRANASRLRQAGMDAGMHLLSTDGILKIHQGITTLDEVLRVTSL